A single region of the Salvia miltiorrhiza cultivar Shanhuang (shh) chromosome 8, IMPLAD_Smil_shh, whole genome shotgun sequence genome encodes:
- the LOC130999330 gene encoding pentatricopeptide repeat-containing protein At1g62914, mitochondrial-like isoform X2, which produces MRSNHAAMFLGRILSNSSSKFSTFDNATHQIRCFSSYPRFDFESIREPNDAVALFRDMMRTEPLPSVILFTKLLSAVVKLKQYSAALHLFEKMLQRDAPVNHYTLNIAIDCYCRLKRPDFGFAILGSFFKRGFEPTVVTFNTLVKGLLFVGRIPEAAKLLGKLSVYQQCESDEYTYSTIINGLCKAGDILQAIDLLCSLEKGKGSCKPNVYGYSIVIDGLCKDGKVNDALQLFATLDDKGISPDVVTYNSIIEGLCSMRRMDEAEDMLKKMITNVVCPDVVTCNIFVDAWCKDGKVEEAEHMLVSMKEIDVQPNIVTYTALMNGYCMQGKMDEAGRILQLTVNSGIKPNIISYNTLMNGYCKKGRVDEVSRLFTIILTQRLKRDVVSYTIMLEALFREGKCEDGLKLFNEMEALQVSPNIWTYNTLLDGLCGAHRIAEAFPVLHTMKDKGIIPDIVTYNILIEGLCNDNKVREAKCMFHDLPSKGLQPDVVTYSILIGALCKEGQIEEAKDLFHELLSKGLQPDVITYTILIGALCEEARIEEARDLMTQMVSNGCLPNSVTYNAFVRGLLKMNKMLDAMPLLEEMDSRGFTLDKTAYSMFIETVKWEVVGTVGGIVYFDWELLSYAP; this is translated from the exons ATGAGGTCTAACCACGCCGCCATGTTTCTCGGTAGAATCTTGTCGAATTCTTCATCTAAATTCTCCACTTTTGATAATGCCACCCACCAAATTAGATGCTTCTCCTCCTATCCCAGATTCGATTTTGAATCTATACGTGAGCCCAATGATGCTGTGGCTCTATTTCGGGATATGATGAGAACGGAGCCGCTTCCTTCTGTTATTCTTTTCACGAAATTGCTGAGTGCTGTGGTCAAGCTGAAACAATACTCTGCTGCACTTCATCTGTTCGAAAAAATGCTTCAAAGGGATGCTCCTGTAAATCACTACACGTTGAATATTGCGATTGATTGCTATTGCCGACTGAAAAGGCCTGATTTTGGGTTTGCCATCTTAGGCAGTTTTTTCAAGCGTGGGTTCGAGCCTACTGTGGTAACCTTCAACACTCTCGTGAAAGGCCTTCTGTTTGTTGGAAGGATCCCAGAGGCAGCTAAATTGTTGGGGAAGCTGTCGGTCTACCAACAGTGCGAGTCCGATGAGTATACATATAGTACTATAATTAATGGGTTATGCAAAGCTGGAGATATTCTACAGGCGATTGATTTGCTCTGCTCATtggaaaaaggaaaagggaGCTGCAAACCCAATGTCTATGGTTACAGCATAGTCATTGATGGTCTATGCAAGGACGGAAAGGTGAATGATGCTCTCCAACTCTTCGCCACTTTGGATGATAAGGGGATTTCACCTGATGTTGTGACATATAATTCCATAATTGAGGGGTTATGCAGTATGAGAAGAATGGACGAGGCTGAAGACATGTTAAAGAAGATGATAACTAATGTGGTCTGCCCAGATGTGGTGACATGTAATATCTTTGTGGATGCTTGGTGCAAAGATGGAAAGGTGGAAGAGGCTGAGCATATGTTGGTATCTATGAAGGAGATTGATGTACAACCCAACATTGTCACTTATACTGCATTGATGAATGGATACTGTATGCAAGGGAAAATGGACGAAGCCGGACGCATTTTGCAATTGACAGTTAATTCTGGAATCAAGCCCAATATCATAAGCTACAATACCTTGATGAACGGGTATTGCAAAAAGGGGCGAGTCGATGAAGTTTCACGTCTTTTTACCATAATTCTCACTCAAAGATTAAAGCGCGATGTGGTTTCTTATACCATAATGCTAGAGGCCTTATTTCGTGAAGGCAAATGTGAAGATGGCTTGAAGCTGTTCAATGAGATGGAAGCTCTACAAGTGTCTCCGAATATATGGACTTATAATACCTTGTTGGATGGTTTGTGCGGAGCTCATCGTATTGCTGAAGCTTTTCCGGTGTTGCATACCATGAAAGATAAAGGCATCATTCCAGATATAGTAACATACAATATTCTCATTGAGGGATTGTGCAACGACAACAAAGTCAGAGAAGCAAAATGTATGTTCCACGATCTTCCATCCAAAGGTTTGCAGCCTGATGTCGTAACATATAGTATCCTCATTGGTGCACTTTGCAAAGAAGGGCAGATAGAGGAGGCTAAAGATCTGTTCCATGAGCTCCTATCCAAGGGTTTGCAGCCTGACGTCATAACTTATACAATCCTTATCGGTGCACTTTGTGAGGAAGCGCGGATAGAGGAGGCTAGGGATTTGATGACGCAAATGGTAAGCAACGGTTGCTTGCCAAATAGTGTAACATACAATGCTTTTGTTCGAGGTCTTCTCAAAATGAACAAGATGCTTGATGCAATGCCACTGTTGGAAGAGATGGATTCAAGGGGATTCACACTTGACAAAACTGCATATTCGATGTTTATTGAAACTGTGAAATGGGAAG TTGTAGGCACTGTTGGTGGGATTGTTTACTTTGATTGGGAGTTGCTCAGCTATGCACCTTGA
- the LOC130999330 gene encoding pentatricopeptide repeat-containing protein At1g62914, mitochondrial-like isoform X1, with the protein MRSNHAAMFLGRILSNSSSKFSTFDNATHQIRCFSSYPRFDFESIREPNDAVALFRDMMRTEPLPSVILFTKLLSAVVKLKQYSAALHLFEKMLQRDAPVNHYTLNIAIDCYCRLKRPDFGFAILGSFFKRGFEPTVVTFNTLVKGLLFVGRIPEAAKLLGKLSVYQQCESDEYTYSTIINGLCKAGDILQAIDLLCSLEKGKGSCKPNVYGYSIVIDGLCKDGKVNDALQLFATLDDKGISPDVVTYNSIIEGLCSMRRMDEAEDMLKKMITNVVCPDVVTCNIFVDAWCKDGKVEEAEHMLVSMKEIDVQPNIVTYTALMNGYCMQGKMDEAGRILQLTVNSGIKPNIISYNTLMNGYCKKGRVDEVSRLFTIILTQRLKRDVVSYTIMLEALFREGKCEDGLKLFNEMEALQVSPNIWTYNTLLDGLCGAHRIAEAFPVLHTMKDKGIIPDIVTYNILIEGLCNDNKVREAKCMFHDLPSKGLQPDVVTYSILIGALCKEGQIEEAKDLFHELLSKGLQPDVITYTILIGALCEEARIEEARDLMTQMVSNGCLPNSVTYNAFVRGLLKMNKMLDAMPLLEEMDSRGFTLDKTAYSMFIETVKWEGKDSVLFNKVKKLIPKDFYSS; encoded by the coding sequence ATGAGGTCTAACCACGCCGCCATGTTTCTCGGTAGAATCTTGTCGAATTCTTCATCTAAATTCTCCACTTTTGATAATGCCACCCACCAAATTAGATGCTTCTCCTCCTATCCCAGATTCGATTTTGAATCTATACGTGAGCCCAATGATGCTGTGGCTCTATTTCGGGATATGATGAGAACGGAGCCGCTTCCTTCTGTTATTCTTTTCACGAAATTGCTGAGTGCTGTGGTCAAGCTGAAACAATACTCTGCTGCACTTCATCTGTTCGAAAAAATGCTTCAAAGGGATGCTCCTGTAAATCACTACACGTTGAATATTGCGATTGATTGCTATTGCCGACTGAAAAGGCCTGATTTTGGGTTTGCCATCTTAGGCAGTTTTTTCAAGCGTGGGTTCGAGCCTACTGTGGTAACCTTCAACACTCTCGTGAAAGGCCTTCTGTTTGTTGGAAGGATCCCAGAGGCAGCTAAATTGTTGGGGAAGCTGTCGGTCTACCAACAGTGCGAGTCCGATGAGTATACATATAGTACTATAATTAATGGGTTATGCAAAGCTGGAGATATTCTACAGGCGATTGATTTGCTCTGCTCATtggaaaaaggaaaagggaGCTGCAAACCCAATGTCTATGGTTACAGCATAGTCATTGATGGTCTATGCAAGGACGGAAAGGTGAATGATGCTCTCCAACTCTTCGCCACTTTGGATGATAAGGGGATTTCACCTGATGTTGTGACATATAATTCCATAATTGAGGGGTTATGCAGTATGAGAAGAATGGACGAGGCTGAAGACATGTTAAAGAAGATGATAACTAATGTGGTCTGCCCAGATGTGGTGACATGTAATATCTTTGTGGATGCTTGGTGCAAAGATGGAAAGGTGGAAGAGGCTGAGCATATGTTGGTATCTATGAAGGAGATTGATGTACAACCCAACATTGTCACTTATACTGCATTGATGAATGGATACTGTATGCAAGGGAAAATGGACGAAGCCGGACGCATTTTGCAATTGACAGTTAATTCTGGAATCAAGCCCAATATCATAAGCTACAATACCTTGATGAACGGGTATTGCAAAAAGGGGCGAGTCGATGAAGTTTCACGTCTTTTTACCATAATTCTCACTCAAAGATTAAAGCGCGATGTGGTTTCTTATACCATAATGCTAGAGGCCTTATTTCGTGAAGGCAAATGTGAAGATGGCTTGAAGCTGTTCAATGAGATGGAAGCTCTACAAGTGTCTCCGAATATATGGACTTATAATACCTTGTTGGATGGTTTGTGCGGAGCTCATCGTATTGCTGAAGCTTTTCCGGTGTTGCATACCATGAAAGATAAAGGCATCATTCCAGATATAGTAACATACAATATTCTCATTGAGGGATTGTGCAACGACAACAAAGTCAGAGAAGCAAAATGTATGTTCCACGATCTTCCATCCAAAGGTTTGCAGCCTGATGTCGTAACATATAGTATCCTCATTGGTGCACTTTGCAAAGAAGGGCAGATAGAGGAGGCTAAAGATCTGTTCCATGAGCTCCTATCCAAGGGTTTGCAGCCTGACGTCATAACTTATACAATCCTTATCGGTGCACTTTGTGAGGAAGCGCGGATAGAGGAGGCTAGGGATTTGATGACGCAAATGGTAAGCAACGGTTGCTTGCCAAATAGTGTAACATACAATGCTTTTGTTCGAGGTCTTCTCAAAATGAACAAGATGCTTGATGCAATGCCACTGTTGGAAGAGATGGATTCAAGGGGATTCACACTTGACAAAACTGCATATTCGATGTTTATTGAAACTGTGAAATGGGAAGGTAAAGATAGTGTTCTGTTTAATAAGGTTAAGAAACTCATACCAAAGGACTTCTATTCTAGTTAG